The Camelus dromedarius isolate mCamDro1 chromosome 19, mCamDro1.pat, whole genome shotgun sequence genome segment CTCTTCTTTGACAAAGTGggtggctctgaaaagagcctttggATTAAGGAGTACTTCAGCAAGCACTTACTTGGAGCTGGTGTACTTGGTGACGGCCTTGGTGCCCTCAGACACAGCGTGCTTGGCCAGTTCCCCGGGCAGCAGTAGGCGCACGGCTGTCTGGATCTCCCGGGATGTGATGGTCGAGCGCTTGTTGTAATGCGCCAGGCGCGACGCCTCACCAGCGATGCGCTCGAAAATATCGTTGACGAACGAGTTCATGATGCCCATGGCCTTGGATGAAATACCAGTATCAGGATGTACCTGCTTTAGAACTTTGTACACGTAAATAGAGTAGCTCTCTTTACGAGTACGCTTGCGCTTCTTGCCATCTTTTTTCTGCGCTTTAGTGATGGCTTTTTTAGACCCCTTCTTCGGGGCCGGAGCAGACTTAGACGGCTCAGGCATCGTTAATCCTAACAGCTCTGGATAAACCTAACTGCACTCTCCACAACAAGGATCAGTGGGGTGAAAAGGCCACATCCCATTCTCTTATAGTTCTGCAATGCAAATGAAGGTTCAAGATCTTGCACTTCTGATTGGATAAGAGCAGTATATTTTCATCAAGGGGGAGGGGTTTATGCAAATAAAGGCTCCACATAGTCTTTTTCTATTGGATAGAGGAAAAAACCATAT includes the following:
- the LOC105089151 gene encoding histone H2B type 1-B: MPEPSKSAPAPKKGSKKAITKAQKKDGKKRKRTRKESYSIYVYKVLKQVHPDTGISSKAMGIMNSFVNDIFERIAGEASRLAHYNKRSTITSREIQTAVRLLLPGELAKHAVSEGTKAVTKYTSSK